From the genome of Anaerolineae bacterium, one region includes:
- a CDS encoding twin-arginine translocase TatA/TatE family subunit → MNPGPTELIIILVIVLILFGVGRISRIAGELGASIRAFREGLQGTDKSEENGKQPPPGPTPPQAS, encoded by the coding sequence ATGAATCCGGGCCCCACAGAACTGATCATCATCCTGGTGATCGTCCTGATTCTTTTCGGCGTTGGGCGGATCAGCCGCATCGCGGGGGAGTTGGGTGCGAGCATTCGGGCGTTTCGCGAAGGGTTACAAGGCACGGACAAATCCGAGGAAAACGGAAAGCAGCCCCCCCCCGGCCCCACGCCTCCTCAAGCCTCGTAA